The Epinephelus lanceolatus isolate andai-2023 chromosome 12, ASM4190304v1, whole genome shotgun sequence genome segment TGATCCTTGTATTATAAATTTAATATGTAGTGCTGCACTGCGTGACTGTTGAAACGTTACTCTTAGCATTAGCATATGCAGCTAGCACCTATGGCTATGGCCGAGTAAAGTTAGCAAGTGCTAATAGTTTACTTATTCGAAAAATGCCTGGGAAATGCAGGTTGACTTTTGAACAACAAATATAATACATGGCTTAAGACAGGCAGGCCCTGCCCCTGTGGATGTAGGCTCTGCATCACAAGGTTTGATTTTGGCAACATGGAGGGAGTGGCTCTGGTCAGCCATGCTAATGGGAAACAGACTTGAGACAACCGAAGGCTGCAGCCAGCATCGGCACATATTTCATGCTGGCCACCGCCTAGCTAGATCATGTTATCACTTTGTGTCTACTGCACATGCAGGCACAAAAACATACCACGCTGTATTCCAAACTACATTTTTGCTACAGTGCTTATCGTAGGGCGTAGCAGCACAACCTTAGTATCGCATCCTATGATTTCTGTATAGGCCTGGCATTTTAAACTGCGTAAATTAAGTTGTGGAATGTTTTGAAAATTAATTGGTTAAATGTGAAGGATCCCTGTAAAACTGTTAGTGCATCTTAAATTGCTTTTCCATTCCTCCTAAACCAGTTGCATGTGCACACATGGCTCGTCTGGTTCCAGACTTAAAGAGCAATATTTATATCTCTACATGCAATATGAATATTAacaatttctttattttaggGTGCACTTTATTGCTGTTTGCTGGCCCTGGTTTTTATATGTTAAAAAATGGTTGGCAACTGAAGGCCAAGAACTGGTTACCAATTTCTCAAAATGGTTTGCCAATGGCAACACGGCAACTGTTACTGACGAGCCCAGACATCAGTCACAGGGGCCATTTTTCAGTGGAATGAATACTTTTCCTTTTAAAAGAGACCTACTGTGTTTTTCCTGATTTTCTATCATACATATAATCTTACAGTGTCAGATGTTCATAtcaaatgtggccaaagtttcaaataatgagaaacatatgtaaaagtaatccctgtgaggcTTCAGACCGTCTGAATACTCTTTTTACAGCGTTTTTTTTCTACTCAAAAGACAAGCTGACATGAGCTCatgatggatttctttatatggtcatctgctccaggcacgctaccgctaagtgtttccattacattacattacattacactgctacatgtagctacatgctaacgtcacagaaacatgtaatcttggttgctgttgttaatttctcccggatttcagatcatatttctGCCGGAACATGTCAGGCTTTCAAGATTTTAGTTCATGAGGGTTTTTTTAAGTGATTTTTCTGGTTAACAAAAAGTGTCACTACAGAATATGTgctgaccagtcagagcagactgggctttttcaggaggaggttttaaagagacaggcgctaaaactgagcatttcagacagaggatGACTACAGGTGtttcagcacagacagtatgaggaagataaaatgtttttttacattaaagcatgtaaacatgttctagtagaaacccaaaatacaagtatgaacatGAAAATGAGAACAAGAGGTCACCCTAAGGTAAATTTTTTTGATGATAtctctgtacttttacttaaagggaaacCACCAGTTTCACACTTTAACGTCTGGTTACGGGTCGTAGAGAAGACTGCTGCatatgtgacatttttgaaaaaaaattttttataAAACACTTGATCTAAGTCTGCTGGTTTGGTGGTGAACACGATCAGTGCTTCTAATTACATTTCACTTTGATAATGTCCAATAAAGGTGTTCTCCTGTGTGCGGAGCAGTCAGTTGTTGAGCTGTGCTCTGTGGACCCCGACGGCCGTCTTGAGTCTTCAGCCACGCCAGAGCTACTTTCACAGTCGCTGTCCACGCCTCAGGCAAAGACCCTGCCCCAACCTGTGAGACTGGATCCCCTGAGTCCCGAGATTACACCCAACTCCCTCTGCTCGCTCTCAGGTCAGTTTCTCCCTTTTCACCAAACCCTGTGGTTTTCATATGACTCGCCTCATCAGAAGTGATTCCTGCAGAACATGCCCGATGTGTTGTTTTCTCTGGGGGAAGAAAACCACttgtttttttcatacattAGTTTACAGCTCAGCAAGAGGCCTTGATGTGGCTCCAAGGCAttgctttctgctgtttgttATTCAGTGTCCTCAGGCTGTCATTGTTTGGGCCTTtgtgaaatgaaaacacatgAAATTTTGTTGGATTCGTGTCAGTTCCCATGTCATTTTGTCAGTGAAATTAACATGCCTGCTCCCCATAAGGCTTTCAATTTCAGAGGAGGGTGCAATAATGTTGTGAAAATAAGTTACAGATTGAAGGAATGTTGCATTGTTCCCCAAAATCCCTATTACATATAGTCTGCGTGCGTGTTTCTTTAGATTTTTTTAGCCTTTTACGAAGTGCTTACATCCAGTACAATTGCCACAGCTACGTCGTTTATGTTGTAGAAACTTTTTGCAACTCAGTTAAACTATAGAAGAACTGTTTCACTGCTTTTATCAACCACATTTGCTCAAAGTGTTGGTTTAAAGTTCCTGTTGAAATTTCTTTCCAATTATGTAAATGTGGTGCAGGAAGAAAAAGCAACCCAAATCAGATAATAAACTGCATCTGTCGACTTGGTGTCACAGTCGAGGGCAAAGATCAAACTGTGAACCCTCTTGGTTCTGGACCCTCTGGCTGCGCATGTTTGGCCAGGtggctgaaataaataaaacaaacttattATCTTTTGCACTCATGCGTGAATGCTATCTTCTGGAAATTACCAGTGGAAAAAAGCTCAGACCGGAATGTACAAGAGTGATTTATCAGTGTCGAGTTCAGTATCTTATTTAAGGcggtgtgcttgtgtttgtgttgcagctCTGGTTGTTAAGTGAGATGGTGTTTAGGCAGGAATCACTCTGCTGCATTTATCAGCCCGATCTCAGATAAAAAATGAAAGGGATGTGTTTatctctcacactctcacaaacatacacactctTTGAAACCTATGCGTAGATCATCTATCGGTGTTTATTCGTCAGTGTGTTTCGTTTTGGCATCTGCAAGTTGAAAGTAACTTAAAATGTAACTAAAAtcaataattaaaaagaaaagttaaaCAAAAGCAAAGCCAGGTTGAAAGGCACAGTGTGCACTGATGTGTCCAAAAGATGATTTTGCATAACTATGTTAGATTTTAACACTGCAGGGGTGATCGTGGGTGTGGATGAGAGCACTGCTTATTCCTGGCCTGCCTGCAACCACTGTGGAAGTGACAACATGGAGGTGTTAGCTGAGAGAACGTAAGTTTGCACGCTTGAAGGTAACACTTCACCAACAAAGTgaacatttgtatatcagttagtcGTGGGTGTcacgttgaatttgtgaagaaaactttgttcttGTGGCGTGTCTCCATGGAAAATggtgaacatattgatttattgattgattaggGACCAtggttaacaacagcaaaactatatcaaaacatctgtttacaaactctcacacaactcgtgtagtgtaatccaagtctcatttacgCAGTTGTATGCTCATTATGTCACAAACACATGTTTTCTTTTAGCAAACGCATGTGTTTGGTAAGAAATTAGtgtacaactggataaatgtgacttggattttactgcatgagttgtgttaGAGGGTGATTTGATACAgttaaatcaataaatcaaagtTTTCTTGACTAATTCAAgataacacagcatgactaataGATTAACAAATCGTCGTCTTGTGggtgaattattcctttaatcAAAAGTGCTTAATGTTCATGCAGACAAACATTATGGCAAattataactttattttttgtcttttttccacAGTCAGATCCTCCACTGTGTTTCTTGTCAGTCGGTGGTGGACAAGCCGGACATGAGGATTCAAATGGAAGTGTTCCTCAGTTCTTCGTTGAATAATTGCACTTTGAAGGTTAAGGTGAGATGAGTGTTACTTTATAAGGTTAATCAAGCTTCAGAAATCAATGTTTCAGGCCTTGTGATaaagtatttttattattacacaGTGCAGCTCACGtgtgtttaaaggaatagttaaaTATTTGGAAAATTTAATTTCTTGccaagttagatgagaagattgattccactctcatgtctgtagatatggccagcagccagttagcttaccttagcacaaagactagaaACAAGGGAAACAGCTcactggctctgtccaaagattaaaaaccgctaacagcacctctaaagttcaataattaacattttatatcTCCTGTCTTTGATACATACAGAAGCAGATGTGTAAAAGTGAGAATATGCCGTTTTATAGGAAGTTATGCGTCAGACTGTTTCTTGTTTGGGACCAATAACTTCTACCTGGTTTTACAGGTGTCAGTGAGCTGACTTGTTACCTTTGGTCGAGGGCTGGGCATGatgaagaaaatcaaatatgataTTTGATATCATCGTGACAATATTGCAGGGTTGACTGTTGGTGCCTTTACAAAATATTTACGCAATGTTCTGTTTGATAATCATGAGTAATGTTGATATAATGACtaaaaggcaaataatagaacagacagaacagtctggtaagtacAGAAATTACATCACTTCACTGTTATGCAGCGTTTAAGGATCCAGTTaaatgaaaaatgcattttctggTTTTAATCATGCGTCCCTGTGTTAACTGATCATTTATCTCTTGTTATACTGTATGCCaaatatatgtaaaaataaTCAGTACTTTTACATGAAAATccctgtattttcttttctcGTAGAATGGTTTTAAATATCTCATGACTCATCCTGCAGTCAGGGGCATTTACAAAAGTacagggctgcccccgactaagaattttcctagtcgaccagtagtcatcatttagggccattactgtacgttcaaaccagaagcctccaaagaggcaaagtctcttGCAGACACCCAAGAAGCACGACTGTCAAAACTTTTTGAGGCAGCTCTTGTcgctcatcacgtgaatcaGTGAACATTCGAGCTtcgtgcttgtcaatttaaaggagccgcaaagtggactactggcttgaaagcagcgtggttgctgcttgctgttgtccagtctgTATTTTAATGTCGTTTTGCAAAATCTGTGTTGATAAaatgctttgctttgctttgcagtatgtcatcccattcaaaccaagcaaggaagacttgcatgctacgtcgcaacattagcctgcaattctctcctctcttactaacattacacactttaaaactcaccagaccaaccaaccACCTCCATGACGCGGTCCCAAGCCTCAGTCTTTtaattttggtctctgtaaccgaacagccacacattataaaggactgagtgggcgcgaacgcaagtaataaacttctcgatatccattgtcggaacaagtgtgctgtaggaaccaaagttacacgGCTCCTTCTCTGGGACCCGCTTCATTGAAGCATGTCAGCATTCCGATTGGTTGTTGCCGAACCGcatcagagctcattaccataaagttaaaagtgttttaactcccctccggaCCGCTTCAGTCGCTATGGTCGCCCAGGACGCACGGCTGACAACTAGGTCGCCCAAGTCGccgggctctcattgaaaattaATGACTTCCGCcgttttggaagctctggttgCTGTTGGTGTGAACATACagttagtcgactagtcgctacgatattaatttaattattaaatgatatattttggtggtttgagttgaaggtgtgagaaagaatagtatcagtaacattgttaacactgtgctacattacagagaaatacaaaaccgtactaatgaaccttcattaatataggcctatattttatctacaagtgcacgtcacacactgagcaagccgcctgttaatgacgctgtgggctaatgggcatgtagctactgacatgtttctggtcgactaacatttggtcgacgATAAGGGGGCAGCCTTAAAAAAGTTCATCCAATCAAATTAGACTTTGGGCGGCTAGCGAATGTAGTAGCTAACAAAGCTATATGGAGCGAAAGAGGaagagatgtgtgtttggatatCAGTGGGCAAGGCCTTTATTCTTGTTCCACTGTAGCATCGTGTAGCGCCAGATTTTATGCCCGCCCACTTTTTAGTGGTCCAATCAAATGCGAATTATTTGATTTAAACCCCTCTTCTCTCtcaaacagtttgtttttacagtgcAGAAGCTAAAAACACTAACTTCTGTTTCACTGGGACCTTAAacccaggaaaagacaacactgatgatgttatataatataatatcttTTCTTATCTcataatattgatataatatctGGACAGAGTCAAGCTAGCTGTTTGtgtctccagtctttgtgctaagctaagttaagcTAAGGGGCTTCTTCATATTGCTACAGACGAGGATGGTATTGATCTTATTATGTAATTCTTGGCAAGAAACTTCAAAATATTGctttaaactggaaaaaaaggaaagcagcaagaaaagtactgtaaaaatatacatcagAAGAATGACGGTGCAAAGAGCGGCAGTGTGGGAGGGCTGTGTAGCGATCAGATTAGGCAGactcaaacacaaacaagcaTCCTCAGTCCTGTTgaggtgtccttgagcaagacactgaaaccTCCCTTGGACATTCCTGCACGTCAAAAGGCTGGATAAATAAAACCCTTTACTACATGTGCATCTGCATGACAGCATGTTTATTATGTAAAACCTGCTGGGACTTTGTAATCAGAAAACTAAGTCAGCCAAACTGATAATAAAATGATATCAGAGTTCTTCTTATCAGGCGACTGATATTTCAGCCCATTCTATCAGTCTGTTACACGGCAGCGAGCTCAGTCTGTCAGTGCAGCGTTTGGTTTTACATTGACAACATTTAGGTGATAATTTAAAAGATATTAATGTCCGCTTATCATCTCATCTCTCTcgacagctgcagaagaagacGATCATGTCCCTCCTGAACACTGCAGCACTGGAGGGTCACGAGGTAGGTGTGCGTTTACAAACTTGTTACGTAACTGTGGGCTGAGCTGTGCGGCGCATTGATCTTCTGTCAACATGTCCTGAAAACACTGTCATCTGTTCATGTCATGGGTGATAAAGCCTGTTCTGTACTGAACAATAAAATCCCTGAGTCATGCCGGTCACTGATACCAATGAAGGAATTTGCTTGAAAATAGTGACATGTTCTTTCCTTCATGTCCtctatttttagtgttttttaagTTTGCATTCAGTTTCTACATTTTAATTATGTTCCTGTATAACTAACATGTGGTGCAGCTGTTTATTTGCGTTGTAGGCATTAACGGTCTTTATCAGGGGAGCTCATGAGTGCAGAATAAATTCTTAGATCAACAGAAATACTGCTGACCAATGAGGGGAGTGCAAGAGCCTTTAGTGCACCCATATTCTTGCAGCATCAGCagatttaaaaactgttttttcatgTGCAGGTAGTGGAGGATATGTTGAACAATAAATATGAGTTGTCAGCCTCAGACGGTCTGTGCAAGTAGTGAATAAAGTGTGTATGTTTCAGTTCCCAGGTTACGATGTGGAGAATGTCCTGGGAAAAGAGGTGGGCCCCCTTGCAGTTTACGTCCGAGTCATCACCAAGAAACCTGCACTCTGGATCGGCGTGGAAGAAATCTGCCTCTGAGGCTGTCAGGGCAAGTAGCTAATGATATCAAGCCTCAGGTTTCAGCTGGCTCCGAGGATCTGCACACTAGGCCTCGGTTTGAGCCGGTTCAGCCTCCTACCCCACCCCCTCCGAAGGCCTCCCTAACAGCTCCAGGCTGTGCTGAAGTGAACGGGCTGCGAGCAGACAAGGTCTTGTTTGTGTTAATGATATGTGATCCTGTGGACCAGGAGTTGACAGCCCAAGGGTAGACCAGTGGCATGCAGTCTGTCAAAGCATCCCACGTGGTTCATCAACTGGGGCTTTTTGGACTTTTGTGTATAAACGCATTTTTTTAAGCCATCCAAAAAACCTTTTTTCACATTATCTACCTCTGTATATAAGAAGACGAACAATGTGTCAATAAAAGTTGTATTTTTGCTGACTGAACTTTCTATTTCCTGTCGTACTCTCACTTCTTGTCTCCAGCTGCTCCCTCAACATAAATCATGTGCAAAGACTACTCACAGACCAGGATGTTTCTGCAGCTTTTCAGCGATTTTATTATAGATTCcataaacaaaaatgttttcaaggTTTCATACAAACTATATAAAAGATCATGCTCTGGCTCTTATACAAAGTTTGGAATTATAAAACATGTACCATCATGTCAGGTATAACATCATGTAAATGCAGtggtaaaataatttaatatagAGAAAAATCCCACAAAAATATGGCAGCAACATCATATATTTTCCAGTGCCATTATGGTAAGCTTAAAATACATCTGGTACAGATGGTAAAATGTCTGTTGAGGTATGTCTCCTAAAAGCTCAGTTCATAGAAAAATCAATCTGTCACCGGCTCTCTACATTCAAGGAGCTCGTAAAGGAGGAGTTGGGCATCTGCTTGAAGAAATCTCTGAGCCCGGTGAGCTCTCTGGTTAGCTGCTCGATAGTTTTATGAAGTCTGTCGTTCTCGGAGCTCAGTTCAAGCAGCTTCTGCTGCATGTCCAAGTTGCGCCTCTTGGCTTTGTCCCTGCTTTTCCTCACTGCTATGTTATTCCTCTCTCGCCTCTGTCGGTACTCCATGCTGAACCGGTCCACCTTCTTCCCCTTCTCTTTGCTGCTCTTCCTCGGAGAGGATTTGGCCGAGCTCACACTGGAGACAGGCTCCGGGGTGGTGGGGGGAGTCGGCTGCCCTGTGGGGAGGCTGACGGAGGTCTGAGCGCAGCTCTCGATCTGTGAGGGCAGGGATGAGGACATGTCGCTGTCACTCCAGTCGGACTCCTGCTTGATAGGCACAGCATACGAGCCTTTATTCAGCCCGATGTCAGCCTTCCGGTCTGCTGTGTACGCGGCTGACAGCTGCTGCATGCCGCCGGGCAGCACGGGGCTCTGCATGTTGTAGAAATCCACCTTCTCCTGCTTCACAGTGTTGAACAGGTCGAGGAAGAGCTCGTCGTTGCACAGCTCCAGGTTTGGCACGGCTGTCATGGACTCGATGTATTGGCTGAAGTCGATGGCACTCTCGTCGTCGTACATGGCAGGGGCGGTGCTCAGCTCCACCATGGTGCCGTCCTCGTCGCCCCTGCTGCCCGGCTTGCAGACCCCCTGCGGCGGGACGCCCAGCTTGGCGCTCTCGTAGAAGTTAGCAGGCTCCATCGCCCAACTCATGTTGCATTGTGGAGACACGCAGTGTGAGTCCAGGCTGTATATGTCACACATGAACACTGTTGACTCGCCCACGTGGTTTAGGAAGGATATAAACTTGTTCAAAAGTGACCCACAGATGTGACAGCACAGCAGCCCTGCAGCGGCTTCACTCTCTGTGCACGCGCGCTTcttcccttaaaaaaaaaagcgaatCTTTGAAATGTAGCCCTGGTCTTTGACTGTCAGGGTCTTGTCAGTGACAGCTCTGAATCACTCCTTGACACTTCTCTGAGGCATCTGTACTTTCGCGCAGTGTTTTGTATCGTTGCCCCGCTGACGTCACACGCGCCGCCCTCTCGCGAGCCAGTCAAGGCAAAACGGAGGTCACGTGGTGTCCGTTCACTTCCCATTTGAGGAGCGAAGGGCGTGTTGCTCATGCCACCCACTTTTTACTACGATAGTATGAATGGTGCAGAGTTGTTTACATACTGAGGGCTCTGGGTGTTTGGGATTAACTTTAATTTGTCAGGAGCTCTATAAAcgtctgtctcacacacattgTTTACTGAAGTAACAAACAACATTACACTGGGACCTGCTTTTAACATGTTAAAGTGTTATCAGCAAA includes the following:
- the cebpd gene encoding CCAAT/enhancer-binding protein delta — its product is MCDIYSLDSHCVSPQCNMSWAMEPANFYESAKLGVPPQGVCKPGSRGDEDGTMVELSTAPAMYDDESAIDFSQYIESMTAVPNLELCNDELFLDLFNTVKQEKVDFYNMQSPVLPGGMQQLSAAYTADRKADIGLNKGSYAVPIKQESDWSDSDMSSSLPSQIESCAQTSVSLPTGQPTPPTTPEPVSSVSSAKSSPRKSSKEKGKKVDRFSMEYRQRRERNNIAVRKSRDKAKRRNLDMQQKLLELSSENDRLHKTIEQLTRELTGLRDFFKQMPNSSFTSSLNVESR